The genomic interval CGTTTCAAATCAAAGAACCATCGGCATTTTTCTGGAAACGCCTGACACCTATGCTAATAACGAAACCATTCAGGATCTGGTCGTCAAAAAAGCAAATTCTCTTTTCCCGGCGAAGCAGTTTGTTCTTCTCCCCCTGGAAGCAACGAGTGCGGCGATAAAATCATATCGCCCCGCCAACCGTCCGCTAAGTCTCTATTCTGCTCAGCCGTTGACCCGTGAAGACGTTCAATCACTGGCAAAAGAATTGAAGTGCGATTACGCCCTCTTTATTACCTTGCACAAAGGTTTGCCCAGTATAAGCACTGATTTTAGTTCAGCAACTTATAAAACTTCTATTACCTGCGACATCCGGTTATTACATATTCAAACGGGGAAATACATAACTACCGACCAAATTACCAAAGAGAGTGGCGACAGCACTCTCACCGGTACCACCACCGTCAACGACAGCGCCTACTATGATGCCTTAGAAAGAGCGTTAATGGAACTGCATATCGATGCTTCGCGCTTGTAAACTATAAAAGGAGTGAGAAAGATGGAAACGATAAAAAACGTACGTCATTTGCCATTGGTTCTCGTACTCACCGCCTTCTTCCTTTTCAGTTGCACCGGCTCCGCCGCTGCGCTCGCCACCAGCTTTGACAGCTATGATGAAAGCGTCGTCCACCAAAGCTTGAAAACAGTTTCCAAATGGTCCTCTGTCGATCAATATGCTTTTGTGAAGCATATTGACAAGGACGGCACGGAGTCCTACTGGCTGTCGATTACCGTGGACAGAGCCCTGAATATTGATGATAAGGCGGAAATTACTATCGATGGGATCGTTTATAAAATTGACAACAACCTGGATTTTATCAATAAATACAACCGGGCTCTGTTAAGGAATCAATCTTTTGCCGTATACGATCTGTCTGACGATTTAATTGATAAAATTAAAAACAGCCAATTGTCTTTAAGCTTTAAATTCTATTTTACCAACCGCTCCCCTATCGTATGGCATCCGGATGGTCATCAGACGAAAGAAATTAAAGATATTATTGACTTAGGCCGGGATGTCAAAAGAGATTGAGCCCGGCAGGCTGCAATCACTTGGCTATGTTGCTAAAACACAGGAGGAAGTGACCGAAACGCTGCATTTTATCGCCAATTATTTTAACAGCAAAGGCCACCGGAAAAATTTAGAAGCCTTTCAGGTTTTACGCTACATCGGGCCGGGAATTTTAGTCACCGTTGGTTTTATTGATCCGGGAAACTGGGCGACTAATATGGCGGCCGGCGCCGATTACGGTTACAAACTGCTGTGGATGATTACCCTGTCAACCGTTATGTTGATCTGGCTGCAGCACAACGCGGCCCATCTGGGCATCGTAACCGGACTTTGTTTATCGGAAGCAGCCACCATTTATTTACGGCCGCTTTTTTCCCGCTCTCTGCTATTTTCCGCGGTAGCTGCCGCAGCGGCAACTGCTATGGCGGAAATTATCGGCGGTGCCATTGCCCTTCAGTTGCTGTTCCATCTTCCGGTAAAAATCGGCGCCACTATCACCGGGTTCTTTTGCGGCTGGCTGTTATGGTCCAATTCCTATAAAAAAATGGAGAAAATCATTATCGGCTTTGTTTCGATGATCGGGCTCTCCTTCTTATATGAAATCAGTCTTGTGAATATTGATTGGCCCCAGGCGCTTACAAGCTGGTTATTGCCATCCGTTCCGGAAGGTTCCATCGGCGTAATCATGGGCGTTATGGGTTCTATGGTAATGCCCCATAATTTATTTTTACACTCGGAAGTGATTCAAAGCCGACAATGGCATTTAGAAAATGAGTCGGCAATCAAAAAACAGCTGGATTTTGAATTCCTGGACACTTTATTTTCCATGCTACTGGGCTGGGCCATCAACAGCGCCATGATCCTGGTAGCAGCAGCCGTATTTTTTACCAATCATATTCATGTCACTGAACTACAGCAGGCTCAGGAAATGCTGAAACCGGTACTGGGAAGCAGTGCCGCCGTTGTTTTCGCCGTCGCCCTGCTGTTTTCCGGCATTTGCTCCACCACTACAGCCGGAATGGCCGGCGGCAGCATCGTCGCCGGCTTGTTTAAAGAACCTTATGACATTAAAGACCGCCACTCCTGGTGGGGCGTTCTTCTGACTTATGGGCTGGCAGTCATTACAATCTTGTGCATTAATGATCCCTTTCAAGGACTCCTGTATTCCCAAATCGCCCTTAGCATTCAGCTGCCCTGGACGATTTTCCTCCAGATTCGTCTTACTTCCTCGAAGACAGTAATGGGCAAATACGCAAACAGCAAATTCCAGCAGATCATTTTATGGACAGTAGGCATAATTGTAGCTGTTTTAAATGTCATACTGGTTTATGATGTTTTTTTTAGCTAATTATTACTAACCGGATTTATCCTTGCGCCATATTTTAAGGAGGGTACACAATTATGATAACCAATGAAATCAAAGCAAAAATCCGTGCGATTGTCGGTGCGGAAAACGCGCTTGACTCAACCATTGAATGTTTTGGCTACTCTTATGACTCGTCTTTCGTTCCCATGGAGACAAAAAACATCCCCCAGCTGGTGGTACGTCCGGCTGCTGCCGAAGAAGTATCCCAAGTCATGGTCCTTGCAAACGAACAGGGCATCCCGGTGACCCCCCGGGGAGCGGCCAGCGGCCGTACCGGCGGCAGCATTCCCCTGGAAGGCGGCATATCTCTTTCCCTGGATCGCATGACAAAAGTCATTGAATTTGACGAACAAAACATGATGATTACCGTCGAACCCGGTATGCGCACCATTGATGTGTATAACTATGCGGCGGCAAAAGGACTCTTCTACCCCCCTGACCCCGGCAGCTGGAAGTACTCCACCATCGGCGGCAATGTGGCGGAAAATGCCGGCGGCATGCGGGCCGTTAAGTATGGCGTGACCAGCAATTATGTCATGGGCCTCGAAGTTGTCCTAGCCGACGGTACGATTATTCACACCGGCGGCAAAGCAATCAAAAATGTTACCGGCTATAATTTGACCCAGCTGTTTACCGGTTCGGAAGGCACTTTGGGAATCATTACCAGGATTTTGCTCCGTCTGATTCCTATGCCGAAAATGCGAAATACCCTGCAGATGATGTTCCCTCAATTGGACGACGCCTGCCACACCATCCGGGATATGCTGCTGACGGGAGTTGTGCCGGCGACGGCGGAATTAATGGACCGGGTCAGCCTGGAAGCCGTGGCCCGATACCGCAAGCTGGATGTGGACCCCAAGGTGGATGCCTGTGTCATTATGGAAGTTGACGGTGACACGAAAGAAGATTTAAAAAAACAGGCGGATCGGATTGAAACCATTGCCCATAAAAACAGCGTCCTGGAAGTACAGGTTGCCGCTTCTCAGCAGGAATCGGACGAAATCTGGGCCATCCGCCGGGGACTAAGCTCCGCCATCGGCGCCATGGCGCCTACCCGGCTGGGAGAAGATATCTCCGTACCACGGGACGCATTTCCGGAGACGGTGCGTCTGATCCGTAAGATATCGGAAAAATATAAACTGACCATTGCCGTTTACGGTCATGCCGGCGACGGCAACCTTCATCCTTCCGTACTGTGCGACCTTGCCAAGCCGGAAGAGGCCGAACGGGCCCATCACGCCGTGGATGAAATTTTTGCTGCCGCCTTATCCGTTGGCGGCACATTGTCAGGCGAACATGGCATCGGCATCACCAAACGGCCGTATATCACCAAAGCACTGGGTGAAGCCGGAGTCAATACACTAAAACTAATTAAGCAGTCGCTTGACCCTAAGGGGATTTTAAACCCCGGGAAAATCTGGTAACCGAGGGAGTTTACGATGAAAAACACTGATAAGCAAGAACAATATCTAAAAAAAGCAGGCGAAATTGTCAGCCAATGCGACCGCTGCGGCGCCTGTCTGCCGGTATGTCCGCTGTTTGGTGCAAAGGATATCGAGTTTTCCAGCGCCCGGGGTAAAAACAACGTAGCCCGGGGAATCCTGCAGGGAGTCATCCAGCCGACTCCCGCGGCAATGGCTGTGCTCAATTTCTGTCTTCTCTGCCGAACCTGTGTGGACAACTGTCCCAGCAAAGTGCAAACCGATGAAGCGATGATTGCACTCCGGCAGTACTTTGCTGAAAAAAACGGCACCCCCGGTGCCAAATACAAAGCTCTGGGGAATTTAATGAAAAACCGGACACTGGTGAAATTCTCCGCCGGCGCGCTTAAAGTGCTGCGCAAAACCGGCTTAAACAGTCTGGTTCCCCACGGCATGGCTCCCGGCGAATTTACCCGCAAAGAATATCTGGCCTCCTTTGCCGGGCCTGCCGCTCTAAGCGGCTCCGTACCGTCGTCGCCGGTTCAACTGGCGAAAAAAGCCAAAGCCGCCTATTTTCGGGGCTGCGGCATGCATATGATGTTCCCCGATGCCGAAAAAGAATCCATTGCCATTTTGCGCAGCGTAACCGACCTGCAGCTTGTGGACAACGTATGCTGCGGTTTGCCTCACCTGGCCCACGGACTGCGCGGCGATTTTTTGGCAATGGCAAAAAAGAATATCGCTTTATTTGAAAAAGCCGACGTAATTGTCAGCGATTGTGCCAGCTGCAGCGGCACGCTGAAACACATCGGAGCTTATTTTGCCGACGACCCGGAATGGAAAGACCGGGCGGCCGCCTTCAGCCAGAAAGTAATGGACTTCAGCGAATACCTGACCCATATCGGCTACACGCCCCGCCACCGGGTTGCTGCCAAACTGACCTTCCATGAACCCTGCCATCTAGGCCGGGGCCAGGGCGTAAAAAAGCAGCCCCGGGAGCTATTAAAAGCAGCCGGCGACTATATCGAAATGAAAGACGCCAATGTCTGCTGCGGCGGTGCCGGTTCCTTTCATATGGATTATCCTGAAGTAGCCGCCGCTATTCTCGACAAAAAGCGGATCAACATTGAAAATTCCGGTGCCCAAATCGTAGTAACGGAATGTCCCACCTGCCTCGTCCAGCTGAACAAAGCCGCCGCCAACAGCGGCGGAAAATTCAAGGTTATGCACATCAGCCAGGTGATTTGAGCAAAAAAGCATCGCATTTTCCTAAAATAACACAGTGGCCTCAACCCGTATCTTACAAGGGATGAGGCCACTTTTGTTCATCTTTCCGCTCTATTTTTATAAGTGATTTGACATCCGTATATCATATTTACCATAAAAAAACAATAATCCTGCCAACATTACAATTTTTGGCAGGATTATTGTTTTAGGATTTATATTTATTTTTTTCGGCTATTCCGCACTTTCTCTATCAATTTCACTTCCCGCAGCACGGCTAAACTTTTTGCCGCTGCTGCGGGGACAGATCATTTCTCCGCATTTTGCGCCGGGTACAAAAGTCAAATACATAGGATTCCGGCTGACTCGAAGCTAGAGGCTCCGCCTGTGGAAATCTAGCTTCGCCCGGGAATACTTCATCCTTCGTATGACCCTTTAAAGTCCAGCGGCGTGTATGGTTGAACAGGTCAAGCAGCTTATTGTTTAACGACTTAATCATTTTAGCAGAGTTGACATCCAGACATTCCTGTAAATATTCCAGCAGTTCTTCCATTGTACCATCTTCACTGATTATATCCAGACTGTTCCTAATGATTTCAGCCACGACTTCCGGCGGTATATTGCATTTTCTGTAAAGAAAAGAAGTAATGTCATGCAATGCCGGGGTTTGCTCCTTATAATCCGGCTGACTGGCCTGAAGCAATTGTTGTTTATCAAAGGGATAATAATCAATCGCCGCTATCGCCTGCTGTTTTCTTTTAATCGCATTGGGATTTAAAACCCGGCTGTCGGCAACCCCTGACAAAGTGTCTTCCATCTGATCATAACAGCGGATTGCACCTGAAATAACATTTACATATTCCAATATATTGATTCCCTCGCCTGTCAGTTGTTCTAATTGAGCTTTCGCCTGGGTAAAATCAAGTACCCCGTAATAAAATAACATGCCCTGGGTCAAGCGAATCCACTGACTGTTGCGCTTTACTTTTCGGGCTAATTCCGGACCTGCGGCTCGCCTGAATACAACCGCCACTTCCTCCGGCATAATAATTGCTTTCCTGCCGTTATGGTTACCGAAAAAAATCAATCCATGTTTCCGTAAATAATTGGCCAAAGCAGGGGAAATATGCGGTTGATAAATAATTCCACCGCTTTTGACCAGCTTCTGCGCCAACTGGTACCGTTCTTCGTCAAAACAGGCGAATACCTCAGAAGCCTGCAGCGGAATAGCAACCAGCAACCTTTCGACAAGCTTCTGCTTTTTTAAAGAACTGGCATTTCTTACGGAAAGATTTTTGCGAACTTCGTCCAGTTCGTCCTTCGTCATCCCCAGAAGCATAATTTTAAGCTGGTATGGCGATATAATTTGCTGTCCCAGCCATGAGTTCCGCCTTTCCGGCCTGCCGTCAGCCTGCCATTTTAACCTGCACGGCATAGCTTCCGGCATTAAATTCTCAGCGTGTTTTTCAAACCCAGTGTCCATAAAAAACACTCCCACCGATTTTCTCTATTCCCTTTTCCTGTTATAGTCTGCCAATGCTATACAATCTTATTCTTTCAGGCATTCTTCAGTAAATATCCTGCTGCTAAATTATAACAAAATAAAAAAGCGCAAGGAAATAATCCCGGCGCCTTTGCCAAAGTAACTATCATATTATAATTGAGATTATGATATCACCTATTATCTGTCATGTCAATCATCTTGACTCCTAAATTCTCCGGCAAAGCCTGCTTCTTATCTTTAAAAATTTGTAACAGAATTGTAATCAATCAAACAACAAACCGTAAAAATTGAACCGTATAATAAAAATTGTAAAAAAGAAGGGGGGATCCATTATGATAAAGAAAAAAATAGTTATCGCTGTTTTGCTGAGCGGCTTCGTTCTGGCCAGTTTGGCAATTCTGCCTGTTACGCAAGCATCCCCGGCCACTGGCGAGCCGGCGGCATGCGGGCCTAACATGATGCTGCAGCGAATGGCCGACGATTGGGGGCTGGAAAAAACCGCTTTGGAAAAATATCTGCAGCAGGGTGTCAATCCCCACGACCTCATGCATGCGGCATTAGTAGCAAAAGCCGCCAATAAATCGCTGCCGGAAATTCTTTCGCTGAAAACCCTTGCCAACACCTGGGGCGATGTCGAGCAGTCACTGGGTATTACAACGCAGCAAATCCGCGCGTTACACGAAGAGATGCTGGCAGCTAAAATGGCCGGCGATCTGTCCGTTCCCAAAGGAACCGTTCTCGCTTTACTAAAATCGGGCTATATACCGCCGGATATTGAAATAGCCGCTATACTGGCTAAAAACACCCAAAAACCAATACCCGACATTTTGTCCCTGAAGAAAATCAACAATAGCTGGTCAGATGTCGCGCAATCGTTAGGGGTAGATCAGGAGACTTTCAGGCAAAGCCTGGCTAAAAATCACAGCCTTATGCCTGGGCCGGGGATGCACGGTCCTGATAGTCAGCCCGGCCCCGGCATGGATGACATGTATAGCGGGGCCGGCAGGCCGTAAACATTTTATAGAAAGGAGTTGTCAATTCTCTCAGACAACTCCTTTTCACTTTCTTTGTTTTGGAGCCAATTTAATTGCTCTTCTATCTTGATTGTATAACCGATTAATCAGCCCACGTGTTTATTTACAACATGAACCGGGGTGCCTGCCAAAAACTTTTTAAGGTTATCAATGGCAATATTCATAAGACGAGACCTGGATTCCCGGGGCGCCCAGGCAATGTGTGGTGTTATAATACAGTTTTTAGCACTTAGCAGCGGATTATCAGCTTTGATAGGCTCGGTCGAAACAACATCAAGTCCGGCCGCATAAACCTTACCGCTATTGAGTGCTTCAGCTAAATCTTCTTCCACTACAAGCGGGCCGCGAGAAGTATTTATAATGATAACCCCGTCTTTCATTTTAGCAATGTTGTCTTTGTTAATGATACCCTTGGTACTCTCAAATAATGGACAATGCAATGAGATAATATCAGAGTTTGCAAATAAGCCCTCCAGAGTTACATATTGTAAACCATTGTTTTCCCGGGATTTATCTGGATAGCTGTCATATGCTACAACTTTCATGCCTAACGCCTGGGCAATGGCTCCTGTGCGCTGTCCGATTCTGCCAAATCCAATAATACCTATTGTTTTACCGGCAAGTTCGATCAGCGAATTATTCCAGTAGCACCAATCCGGACAATTTGTCCAGTCCCCTTTTGCTACACTTTGACTGTGTTCGCCAATATGATGACATATTTCCAGCAGCAATGCTATGGCAAATTGTGATACGGCATCTGTTCCATACGTCGGAATATTGGTGACAAGAATACCTTTTTGGCTTGCCGTATCGATGTCAACGATATTATAACCGGTTGCCAATACCCCAATAAATTTTATTTGCGAACAAGCGGCAAGTACCGCTTTATTAAGAACGGTTTTATTCGTAAAAACTACCTCGGCATCCCCAATTCTTTCAATAGTTTTGTC from Veillonellales bacterium carries:
- a CDS encoding Nramp family divalent metal transporter, with amino-acid sequence MSKEIEPGRLQSLGYVAKTQEEVTETLHFIANYFNSKGHRKNLEAFQVLRYIGPGILVTVGFIDPGNWATNMAAGADYGYKLLWMITLSTVMLIWLQHNAAHLGIVTGLCLSEAATIYLRPLFSRSLLFSAVAAAAATAMAEIIGGAIALQLLFHLPVKIGATITGFFCGWLLWSNSYKKMEKIIIGFVSMIGLSFLYEISLVNIDWPQALTSWLLPSVPEGSIGVIMGVMGSMVMPHNLFLHSEVIQSRQWHLENESAIKKQLDFEFLDTLFSMLLGWAINSAMILVAAAVFFTNHIHVTELQQAQEMLKPVLGSSAAVVFAVALLFSGICSTTTAGMAGGSIVAGLFKEPYDIKDRHSWWGVLLTYGLAVITILCINDPFQGLLYSQIALSIQLPWTIFLQIRLTSSKTVMGKYANSKFQQIILWTVGIIVAVLNVILVYDVFFS
- a CDS encoding FAD-linked oxidase C-terminal domain-containing protein, with protein sequence MITNEIKAKIRAIVGAENALDSTIECFGYSYDSSFVPMETKNIPQLVVRPAAAEEVSQVMVLANEQGIPVTPRGAASGRTGGSIPLEGGISLSLDRMTKVIEFDEQNMMITVEPGMRTIDVYNYAAAKGLFYPPDPGSWKYSTIGGNVAENAGGMRAVKYGVTSNYVMGLEVVLADGTIIHTGGKAIKNVTGYNLTQLFTGSEGTLGIITRILLRLIPMPKMRNTLQMMFPQLDDACHTIRDMLLTGVVPATAELMDRVSLEAVARYRKLDVDPKVDACVIMEVDGDTKEDLKKQADRIETIAHKNSVLEVQVAASQQESDEIWAIRRGLSSAIGAMAPTRLGEDISVPRDAFPETVRLIRKISEKYKLTIAVYGHAGDGNLHPSVLCDLAKPEEAERAHHAVDEIFAAALSVGGTLSGEHGIGITKRPYITKALGEAGVNTLKLIKQSLDPKGILNPGKIW
- a CDS encoding (Fe-S)-binding protein — translated: MKNTDKQEQYLKKAGEIVSQCDRCGACLPVCPLFGAKDIEFSSARGKNNVARGILQGVIQPTPAAMAVLNFCLLCRTCVDNCPSKVQTDEAMIALRQYFAEKNGTPGAKYKALGNLMKNRTLVKFSAGALKVLRKTGLNSLVPHGMAPGEFTRKEYLASFAGPAALSGSVPSSPVQLAKKAKAAYFRGCGMHMMFPDAEKESIAILRSVTDLQLVDNVCCGLPHLAHGLRGDFLAMAKKNIALFEKADVIVSDCASCSGTLKHIGAYFADDPEWKDRAAAFSQKVMDFSEYLTHIGYTPRHRVAAKLTFHEPCHLGRGQGVKKQPRELLKAAGDYIEMKDANVCCGGAGSFHMDYPEVAAAILDKKRINIENSGAQIVVTECPTCLVQLNKAAANSGGKFKVMHISQVI
- a CDS encoding D-2-hydroxyacid dehydrogenase; amino-acid sequence: MKIVVLDGYTLNPGDLSWDGLRALGDTVIYDRTLPDKTIERIGDAEVVFTNKTVLNKAVLAACSQIKFIGVLATGYNIVDIDTASQKGILVTNIPTYGTDAVSQFAIALLLEICHHIGEHSQSVAKGDWTNCPDWCYWNNSLIELAGKTIGIIGFGRIGQRTGAIAQALGMKVVAYDSYPDKSRENNGLQYVTLEGLFANSDIISLHCPLFESTKGIINKDNIAKMKDGVIIINTSRGPLVVEEDLAEALNSGKVYAAGLDVVSTEPIKADNPLLSAKNCIITPHIAWAPRESRSRLMNIAIDNLKKFLAGTPVHVVNKHVG